In Ferrigenium kumadai, the DNA window GCTCGACGTGCCGCGAGTGGCGCATCCGGCCGAACTGTTCGATCGCATGCTGGAGACGGCGCGCGAGTTCGCCCGCGAGCTTCAGGTCAACGTGGTGGATGACCGCCGCGTGGTATTGAGCGACGGCGGGCTGAACCTGATCTGCGACCAGATCACCGCCGTCGAGGCGAAGATGGCGGAGCACGGCATCGCACCGGGCAGTGCCCAAGCGCGCAGGCTGTTCGCCTGATGTCCGTCGCGTCACGCATCGCACAGCTGCGCGTCGAGATCGAGCGGCACAATCATGCCTATTACGTGCTGGATGCGCCGACCATTCCCGATGCGGAATACGACAAGCTGTTCCGCGAACTGCAATCTCTTGAAGCACAACATCCCGAACTGCGGATGCCGGATTCGCCGACCCTGCGCGTCGGCGGCAAGGTGCTGGACGGCTTCGCGCCGGTGCGTCATGCCGTGCCCATGCTGTCGATCCGCACCGAGACCGACATCAGCGACGAGGGCGCCATCGCGTTCGACTTGCGGGTGCGGCGCGAACTGGGGTTGGGCGAGACGGATGCGCAGGTCGAATACAACTGCGAGTTGAAGTTCGATGGTCTTGCCATCAACCTGCGCTACGAACGCGGCCTGCTGGTACAGGCAGCCACGCGCGGCGACGGCGAGACCGGCGAGGACGTGACGCAGAACGTGCGTACCATCCATCAGGTACCGCTGCGCCTGCAAGGCTGCGAAGCGCCTGTTCTGGAGGTGCGCGGCGAGGTGTACATGAGCCGGCCCGATTTCGAGCGTTACAACGAAAAGCAGCGCGAGCGGGGACTGCCTACGCTGGTGAATCCGCGCAACGGCGCGGCGGGCAGCATACGCCAGCTTGATCCTGCATTGGCAGCGCAGCGTCCGCTGTCGTTCTTCGCCTACGGGCTGGGCGAAGTGCAGGGCTGGGCATTGCCCGCGACGCACAGCGCTGTGCTCGATGCGCTGGACAAGATGGGCGTGCCCGTGAGCGGCGAGCGAGCGGTGGTGCGGGGCGCGCAGGGTTTGGTGGAATTCCATCAGCGCGTCGCGGCCAAACGCGACAGCTTGCCGTTCGACATCGACGGCGTGGTGTACAAGGTCAACAGCCTCGGGCTGCAGGCCGAGCTCGGTTTCATCTCGCGCGAGCCGCGCTGGGCGGTCGCGCATAAATTCCCGGCGGAAGAGCAGATGACCGTAGTGCGCGACATCGACATCCAGGTCGGGCGCACCGGCAAGCTGACGCCGGTGGCCAAGCTGGAACCGGTGTTCGTCGGCGGAACCACGGTCAGCAATGCCACGCTGCACAACGAGGACGAGACGCGGCGCAAGGACGTGCGCATCGGCGACACGGTGATCGTGCGCCGCGCGGGCGACGTGATTCCGGAGGTGGTTGGCGTGGTGCTCGA includes these proteins:
- the ligA gene encoding NAD-dependent DNA ligase LigA; amino-acid sequence: MSVASRIAQLRVEIERHNHAYYVLDAPTIPDAEYDKLFRELQSLEAQHPELRMPDSPTLRVGGKVLDGFAPVRHAVPMLSIRTETDISDEGAIAFDLRVRRELGLGETDAQVEYNCELKFDGLAINLRYERGLLVQAATRGDGETGEDVTQNVRTIHQVPLRLQGCEAPVLEVRGEVYMSRPDFERYNEKQRERGLPTLVNPRNGAAGSIRQLDPALAAQRPLSFFAYGLGEVQGWALPATHSAVLDALDKMGVPVSGERAVVRGAQGLVEFHQRVAAKRDSLPFDIDGVVYKVNSLGLQAELGFISREPRWAVAHKFPAEEQMTVVRDIDIQVGRTGKLTPVAKLEPVFVGGTTVSNATLHNEDETRRKDVRIGDTVIVRRAGDVIPEVVGVVLEKRPANAGEPFDLHRRLGGKCPVCGSHIVREEGEADWRCSGGLFCPAQRQAALLHFASRRAMDIEGLGYKLVEQLVEQQIVRTPADVYQLGMSALVDLERMGEKSALNLLGAIEQSKRTTLARFIYALGIRNVGEATAKDLARHFGKLENLMDADEAALQQVPDVGPVVAQSIVAFFAEPHNIEVVRALRAHGVQWAEHEVQAVRESPLGGKTFVLTGTLSGMTRDEAKEKLEALGAKVAGSVSKKTGYVVAGAEAGSKLDKALELGVPVLDEEKFMQMLEENK